In the genome of Montipora foliosa isolate CH-2021 chromosome 3, ASM3666993v2, whole genome shotgun sequence, one region contains:
- the LOC137995752 gene encoding zinc finger MYM-type protein 1-like — protein MFLSKSRKRSYRYRLKCEECEKEFESDYVEAHSQIVHSGRKVRCLPVVESSQLELSGFFSKSSAAVESPGQTQEASLVGYSPESEKRTISSTDETVAMRDLESIDQDSLTPDASIRDFQKPSEPSTPTDKGIQSNLRGIAELEQESSTSPTLTTMVAKQPVLHEYPGTKFSSESFTKRFQPDWYKKYPWLSYDVEKDVCVCFVCIEFGKDASFLFKNWKKQSKLTKHSQSENHEIFTSDNRVLDFHCYAKFAVRGHEESRKDIWEVSDINRGNFLELLHLRCKDLPWLQSKLQAQLQLHAQWTSPSIQNELLAIVSDLVLERITTEVRKSGYFGIIMDETSDISRTEEVPLCLRYVINGETKEIFVGFFATVSTEGEVLHELAKTAINKLDLKLENIIAECFDGAANMSGIRKGLATRMKECSPLVIYVHCYGHLLNLALQDTMTENETLLQFLTREYQAPCVIQGH, from the exons ATGTTTTTGTCGAAGTCTCGTAAAAGATCATATCGATACCGTTTGAAATGTGAAGAATGCGAAAAAGAATTTGAGTCCGACTATGTAGAAGCTCATTCCCAAATTGTTCACAGCGGCCGAAAAGTGAGATGTCTGCCAGTGGTAGAATCGTCACAGCTGGAATTAAGTGGTTTCTTCTCTAAAAGCAGTGCAGCAGTCGAATCTCCAGGTCAGACACAGGAGGCATCGCTTGTTGGATATAGTCCAGAGAGTGAAAAACGTACAATTTCATCAACAGACGAAACTGTTGCAATGCGAGATCTTGAATCAATCGACCAAGATTCACTTACACCTGATGCCTCAATAAGAGACTTTCAGAAACCTAGTGAGCCCAGTACCCCGACAGATAAAGGCATTCAATCAAATCTCAGAGGGATTGCTGAACTAGAGCAAGAGTCCTCTACATCACCTACGTTGACAACAATGGTCGCGAAACAGCCTGTTTTACACGAATATCCGGGCACCAAGTTCAGCAGTGAGTCTTTCACTAAACGATTCCAGCCTGACTGGTATAAAAAGTATCCATGGCTTAGTTACGATGTCGAAAAAGACGTGTGTGTATGTTTTGTCTGTATAGAGTTTGGAAAGGATGCATCTTTTCTTTTCAAGAATTGGAAGAAGCAatcaaagttaacaaaacacaGCCAAAGTGAGAATCAT GAAATATTTACAAGTGATAATCGAGTGCTTGATTTTCACTGCTATGCAAAATTTGCTGTTAGAGGCCATGAAGAAAGTCGAAAGGATATCTGGGAAGTGTCAGATATAAACAGAGGAAACTTCCTCGAATTACTCCATTTACGATGCAAAGACTTGCCATGGCTGCAGTCAAAACTCCAGGCACAGCTCCAGTTGCATGCTCAGTGGACATCACCCAGTATCCAAAATGAGCTACTTGCAATAGTGTCAGACCTTGTGCTTGAGAGAATCACGACAGAAGTAAGGAAGAGTGGTTACTTTGGAATCATCATGGATGAAACTTCAGACATCAGTAGAACAGAAGAGGTACCCTTGTGCCTCAGGTACGTTATCAATGGtgagacaaaagaaattttcgtTGGTTTCTTTGCCACTGTTTCTACGGAGGGGGAAGTTCTGCACGAGCTCgcaaaaacagccataaatAAGCTGGATTTAAAGTTGGAAAACATTATTGCCGAATGCTTTGATGGCGCTGCGAACATGAGTGGTATTCGCAAGGGCCTTGCTACGCGTATGAAGGAATGTTCACCTCTCGTAATATATGTACATTGTTATGGTCATCTTTTAAATTTGGCTCTTCAGGACACCATGACTGAAAATGAAACTCTCCTACAATTTCTTACACGGGAGTACCAAGCGCCATGCGTTATTCAAGGACATTGA
- the LOC137995751 gene encoding zinc finger MYM-type protein 1-like, producing MEALVTLSKDRNPKTYSESNSLLHSICDFEFVYGLMVLKLILSNTDNLSRYLQGEQMDVTTAKTADAVVKTLSNCRNEESFTLMWSHADVIAQKIKIGIEGTQFTFRDAKVPRTRPSRRLQSLTGETPAAANDSSQQTAKDHFRITVYYTSIDKVVSELQSRFEGNDQEVLCEIVFSRSPSINNIQTVSNFYGVDSEMLSSEKSIFENYDCGDPCQRKNAAVMVKTMHQNGLHDILPVLYKVASILATIPATSCSA from the coding sequence ATGGAAGCCCTGGTCACTTTATCAAAGGATCGCAATCCCAAGACCTACAGCGAAAGTAATTCGCTTCTCCACTcaatttgtgactttgaatttgtttaTGGCTTGATGGTTTTGAAGCTCATCTTATCCAACACTGATAATTTGAGTAGATATCTACAGGGAGAACAGATGGATGTCACCACTGCCAAGACTGCTGATGCTGTTGTTAAGACACTGAGCAATTGTCGCAATGAAGAGAGCTTTACTCTGATGTGGTCACATGCTGATGTTATAgcgcaaaaaatcaaaataggaATCGAGGGTACGCAATTTACCTTCAGAGATGCCAAGGTGCCTCGAACCAGACCATCACGCCGACTTCAGAGCCTTACTGGTGAGACACCTGCTGCAGCGAACGACAGCTCACAACAGACGGCAAAAGACCACTTTCGTATCACAGTTTATTACACAAGTATTGACAAAGTCGTTAGTGAACTTCAATCAAGGTTTGAGGGCAATGACCAGGAGGTTTTGTGCGAAATCGTATTCAGCCGTTCTCCAAGCATCAACAACATCCAAACTGTATCAAATTTCTATGGCGTGGATAGCGAAATGCTATCAAGTGagaagtcaatctttgaaaactacGACTGCGGGGACCCATGCCAGAGAAAAAACGCAGCCGTGATGGTAAAGACCATGCATCAAAATGGTCTCCATGACATTTTACCTGTTCTATATAAAGTTGCCTCCATCCTGGCTACAATTCCTGCAACCTCGTGCTCAGCTTAA
- the LOC137997408 gene encoding uncharacterized protein, which translates to MLHDSTIQLAQSLANRIIKPHVLKDTPVTELNLDDPKIYKPEHTIFMGFTTKIRLQQLLNDGDISEMQHSQVFKAAKAYFKDSLSYILTKFPLSNELIIKAGWIDVGSRIDSKWESVEFFINRFKAIFQQLSVDKLYDEFCDYQTDECFGDDVLKEAKVIDGDEDGEVLIHYRVDVLWWHIAQLVIPGTAAKRFKHLSKVAGLVLVLPLSNAGEERLFSIVRKNKTESRASMRLEGTLSSLLAVKLQYPEQTVPCH; encoded by the coding sequence ATGCTTCATGATTCCACCATACAACTGGCACAGTCTCTGGCCAACAGGATCATTAAGCCACATGTTCTAAAGGACACACCAGTTACAGAACTGAATTTGGATGATCCCAAGATTTATAAGCCAGAGCATACAATCTTTATGGGGTTTACCACAAAAATCAGGCTTCAACAACTTCTCAATGATGGAGACATTAGTGAGATGCAGCATTCCCAAGTATTTAAAGCAGCCAAAGCCTATTTTAAGGACTCCCTAAGTTACATTTTGACAAAATTTCCACTGTCAAACGAACTAATTATTAAAGCAGGATGGATTGATGTAGGAAGCAGAATAGATTCAAAGTGGGAGAGCGTGGAGTTTTTCATAAACAGatttaaagctatttttcaACAACTGTCTGTTGACAAGCTTTATGATGAGTTCTGTGACTACCAGACTGATGAATGTTTTGGGGATGATGTGCTGAAGGAAGCTAAAGTGATTGACGGAGATGAGGATGGAGAGGTGCTTATTCATTACAGAGTGGATGTCTTGTGGTGGCATATTGCTCAGCTTGTCATCCCTGGCACAGCTGCTAAACGATTTAAACATTTGTCAAAAGTAGCAGGACTTGTTTTAGTCTTGCCCCTTAGTAATGCTGGAGAGGAACGATTGTTTAGTATTGTGAGGAAAAACAAGACCGAGAGCAGAGCATCAATGAGGCTGGAGGGTACACTGTCAAGTTTGCTGGCCGTGAAGCTGCAGTATCCAGAGCAGACTGTACCGTGTCACTAG